CCGCCGAATATGCCTTGAACGACGAAGCTTTTACGCTTCATGCGCCCAACGATTGGGGTAATGGAATGCGTTTTACCTTGATCGAAACCATTGCAAAAGACCGCTTGCAGGTGATGGAGCTTTTGGAAAAAGACGGGCAACGCCTCACACCTTACAGCACCCCTATCGAGTACGACCGCATATAAACCTTCTTGAATGTCATGAAATCAGATCAACTCTACCAGGTCCGAAATCCTCGAACAGGGGCATTGGATTATACGTTTCCGCTCCCAACCCCTGCTCAAATCCGCAACGAAACGAAGCGGCTTCGTACCAATCAAGTGGCTTGGCAACAGAAGACCATTGCCGAACGCATTGCGGTTTTACAAGCATGGAAGAACGGCCTTGCTTCACACTTAGAAGACATCATTGAAGCACTTACGCTTGATACAGGGCGGCGGTATGAAAGCGAATTGGAGGCGAAACTCATTGCCCAAAGCATAGATCGTTGGTGTGGGTTTGCTACGGATTTCTTTGTCCCCAGCCCCGATAAAACCTCCGCCATTCCCTTCATTCAGATCAAGCAAGACTTGCAGCCTTATCCCTTGGTGGGTGTGATTAGTCCTTGGAATTTTCCCCTCTTGCTGGCTTTGATAGATACCTTGCCCGCACTTTTAGCAGGATGCAGCGTGGTGATCAAACCGAGCGAAGTAACCCCGCGTTTTATTGAACCCTTGATGCGTTCGATTCAAGAAACGCCCGAACTTGCAGGCGTATTGTCGTTTATGGCAGGCGATGGCAAAACAGGCGCGACTTTGCTTAAGCATGTGGATTTATTATGCTTTACGGGAAGCGTTGCAACGGGGCGTAAGGTGTATGCCGCTTGTGCGAAAAACTTTATCCCTTGTTTTCTCGAACTTGGGGGAAAAGACCCCGCGTTGGTCTTTGAAGGCGCGAACTTAGACCAAGCTGCTGCCTCGATTTTATGGGGTAGTACGGTTAATTGTGGACAATCTTGCCTTTCTATTGAGCGGGTCTATGTACAAAAATCTATTGCACCCGACTTTTTAGCCTTACTAAAAGCCAAAGCGGAAAAGGTACAACTTGCTTATCCCACCGTTTCTGATGGACAAATTGGACCCGTGATTTCAGATAAGCAAGTCAGTATCATCAATGCCCATCTACAAGATGCGTTGGAAAAAGGGGCAACCTTGCTGACGGGAAATGCACAATGTGAGCAGAAAAATGGTGGTTGGTATTGCCGCCCAACGGTGCTAATAGGCGTAAACCACACCATGAAGGTCATGACAGAAGAAACTTTTGGGCCCCTTATTCCTGTGATGACGTTCCAAACCGAAGCAGAAGGACTGGCATTGGCGAATGGCACGATTTTCGGATTAAGTGCGGCGGTTTTTGCCAAAGATTGGGAAACAGCCTATCACATTGGGCAACACATCGAAGCGGGCGCGATCTCGATTAACGAATGTGCTTTAACCTCGATGGTGCATGAAGGCGAGAAA
This Bacteroidetes Order II. bacterium DNA region includes the following protein-coding sequences:
- a CDS encoding aldehyde dehydrogenase family protein, producing MKSDQLYQVRNPRTGALDYTFPLPTPAQIRNETKRLRTNQVAWQQKTIAERIAVLQAWKNGLASHLEDIIEALTLDTGRRYESELEAKLIAQSIDRWCGFATDFFVPSPDKTSAIPFIQIKQDLQPYPLVGVISPWNFPLLLALIDTLPALLAGCSVVIKPSEVTPRFIEPLMRSIQETPELAGVLSFMAGDGKTGATLLKHVDLLCFTGSVATGRKVYAACAKNFIPCFLELGGKDPALVFEGANLDQAAASILWGSTVNCGQSCLSIERVYVQKSIAPDFLALLKAKAEKVQLAYPTVSDGQIGPVISDKQVSIINAHLQDALEKGATLLTGNAQCEQKNGGWYCRPTVLIGVNHTMKVMTEETFGPLIPVMTFQTEAEGLALANGTIFGLSAAVFAKDWETAYHIGQHIEAGAISINECALTSMVHEGEKQSFKMSGIGGTRMGAAAIKRFMKQRAFLIKKELIAAPWWF